CGTGTACCTCAGCGAGATGATGAACTTCCCGGGCATTTTGTTCGGCGATCCCGACTGCCTGGCGAAGGTGCGGGCCGCCCATGCCCGCAACAAGCCGGTCGACGGCCACGCTCCAGGCCTCCGCGGCGCCGACGCGGCGAAGTACATCGCGGCTGGCATCACGACCGACCACGAGTGTTTCACCAAGGAGGAAGCGCTCGATAAGATCGCCGCGGGGTGCAAGATTTCGATCCGCGAAGGCTCGGCCGCACGCAATTTTGACGCCCTTCATACGCTCATCGGCGAACATCCCGCGATGGCGATGCTCTGCAGCGACGACAAGCACCCAGACGAGTTGCTCGTCAGCCACATCAACGCGCTGGTCCGCCGCGCGGTGGAGCGCGTGATCGACGTGTTCGATGCGCTGCAAGCAGCGTGCGTGAATCCAGTGGAGCACTACAAGCTGAACGTCGGCCAACTCCGCGTCGGCGATCCGGCCGATTTCATCGAGGTCGATTCGCTCACCGCGTTCAACGTGAAGCGGACCTGGATCGATGGCAAGCTCGTCGCCGAGAACGGCAAGACGCTCATTCCGCGCGTCGAGCCCAAGGTCGTCAATCACTTCACGGCAACGCATGTACAGCCCGAGCAGTTTGCCGTGAAAGCGCACGCCGGCACGAAGTTGCAGGTGATCGAGGCGCTCGACGGCCAGCTGATTACTAACCGCCTGGAGTTTGAGCCGTTGGCCGTGGAGGGCGTCGTCGTCAGCGATCCGACGCGCGACTTGCTCAAGCTGGTCGTCGTCAATCGGTATACCAAGGCGGCGCCGGCAATTGCGTTCATCAAGAATTTCGGACTGCAAAGCGGCGCCATGGCGTCGAGCGTGGCCCATGATTCGCACAATGTGATCGCCGTCGGCGTGAGCGACGACGATATCGCCGCGGCTGTCAACGCCGTGATGGACGCTGGCGGCGGACTGGCGGCGGTGAACCACGTGCAAGGCGATCACTGGGTGCTGCCGCTCCCTGTCGCCGGACTCATGGCGACAGGCACGTGCGCGGAAGTGGGGCATGCTTACCAGGAACTCGACGCCGCCGTAAAACGCTGGGGCTCGACCCTGCGGGCGCCCTACATGACGCTGTCGTTCATGGCACTGTTGGTGATTCCCGCCCTGAAACTCAGCGACAAGGGCCTATTCGACGGCGGCAAATTCGAATTCACGCCGCTGTTGGCTTAGTGGCGTAAGATTAACCACAAAGGCTCTGAGGCACGAAGAAGTTGCACAAAGAGTTGTTGCTCGCGCATCAACGATTACGGATAGGACTGCCTAACCGCTGATGAACGCTGATCAGGCGCTAATAGAAATTCATATTAGCGCCCATTAGCGTCAATTAGCGGGCCGTACTCTTTAATTCCTTTGTGCTTCCCTTCGAGCCTTCGTGGTTAGCCCCCGCTGAACTAAATCTAAGCCCAGAGAATGCCGATGGATCCGTTTCTGCAAGCCGCGATCGACGAAGCGAAGCAAGGCCTCTCCGAGGGAGGCATCCCGATCGGGTCGGTGTTGGTGATCGACGGCGAGATCGTCGGCCGCGGCCACAATCGCCGCGTGCAGAAAGGAAGCGCTATTCTCCACGCCGAGATGGACTGCCTGGAAAACGCCGGCCGGCTCGCCGCGCGGGACTACCAACGGGCCGTGTTATACTCGACGCTGTCGCCGTGCGACATGTGCAGCGGTACGGCGCTGCTGTACGGCATTCCGCGGGTGGTGATCGGCGAGAACCGCACCTTCCAGGGGCCCGAAGAGTACGTGCGGTCGCGCGGCGTGGCGCTGGAGATTGTCGACGACTCGACATGCGTACAATTGATGCGAGACTTCATCGCCGCCAGGCCGGAACTTTGGAACGAAGACATCGGCGTGTAGTAATTTTCCCCTCCCTCGCAGGGAGGGGCTAGGGGAGGGATTCCCAACGATCGCACTAAGTCATCGCGACACTCCCCAAGCAGCGTTCGAAAAAGATGTTCCTCTCCCCCCGCATCCGCCTCAAACCGCTCGCCACGCTTTGCCGGCGATTGGCGTTCGCCACCAGCGCGGGGATCGAAGACCGCAAGATCTGGCGCGATGAAGCCGCCCGCAGCCGCGGACGCGAACAAGCGGCCCTGCAAGAAGTGGCTGACCAACTCTCCCGCGGCGTGTCGATTAGCGACGCCCTCGCGATGAGCGACGGTTATCTGCCGAGGATGTTCAAGCAGATCGTCGCCATCGGCGATACGAGCGGCCGGCTCGATCATGCTTACAAACGGTTGGCCGAGCATTACGAGCATGCTCAAACAGCGAAGCGGTCGCTGATGACGGCGCTGGCGTGGCCGATGATTCAGCTCTTCATCGCGCTGGCGGTCGTCGGGATCGTGATCTGGATCTCTGGAGCGTTGCAGCTGCAGAACCTCGACGGCGAGCCGCTCGACTTATTCGGGCTAGGAATCTCGGGCTCGTCAGGGCTCATGCTGTACGTCGGGTGCATCGCCCTCGCGGTGGCGGCCGTCTTTTTGGCGATCGAAGCCGGGCGGCGCGGTGTTCTTTGGACGCGGCAGTTGCAGCGTTGGTTGCTCGGCGTTCCCGCGCTCGGCGAGGCGATCCGCACGCTCGCGCTGGCGCGGTTCACCTGGGCGTTGCAGCTGATTCTCGACACCTCAATGGACCTGCGCAAAGCACTGCCGCTCGCGCTCGACGCATCAGGCAATGACTACTACCGCGGGTTGGGTCCGCAGGTGGCGAGCAACATCCAACAAGGAATGTCGCTCCATTCAGCCCTCGCCGAGACAAACGCTTTCCCCAGCGACTTGCTGGAGTCGATCGCTATTGGCGAACAGACGGGGATGATGTCGGAAACGATGGAGCGGCTCTCAAAGGAGTACCAACGTCGTTCGAACACGGCGATCAGCATTATTGGCCAGACGATTGGGTACGTTGTCTGGGCGGTGGTGATCGTGTTGATCGTCATCCTCATCTTCCGCGCGGCGGGCATGTATATTGGGATGATTAATCAAGCGGCGAGTCCGGACTTCATGAAGTAGTGCGACGCGCCGTCTTCGATAGTAGGGCGCCGTTTCACTCCTTCAGCACCATGTCGATGCACAGCACGGCCGCGAGGATTAGCTTGCGGATCGCCGATTCGGGAGGAATGTTGTTCGCCACGTCGAGCGCGTAGCTGTCAGCCGTCGTGAACATCTCTTTGTGGATGCCGGCCCACTTCTTGCTGACGCGGGCCAGCTCGACGCCGTTCGCGGTGAACTTAAACTCCCAGCCGGTCCACTTGCCGGCGAGTTGGCACACCGTCCGTCCGTGCTCGTCGTGCACGTTGAAGGCGCCGCCGATGGAAAAGAGCTTCTGCTCGAATCCGCCTAGCAGCGCGCCCTCGCCGTCGTAGACCTTCACCTTCGAAAGGAAGAGCGAGATGCCGCGGACGACCCGCACGACCAGGTTGCCCTGCATGTCGGTGACGTGGATATCGAACGGCGTCATCCGGCGGTAATCGGTGAAGCGAAGGGCCTGCGTCAGCCAACTGAGGTGCGGCTCACGGCACTCGAGCACCATCTCGCCCGAGTCGAGGTCGTAGATGTCGTAGTTGCTGGCCGCTTTGAACAGGCCGAGGTGTTCTTTGACGATCAGTTGATCTGCAGTATCCCAAGCCATGAATAATCCTTCGACGAGAATGTGCAGTGGAGCAGGCGGAAGACTCCGTCGCCCGGCCAACGCCGGATGGACGAAGGCAGCGTGACAATCTTACCTGAAAGGATCGCCCCCGGAGATCGACTATTTGGATAGCGATCGCAAATGGGCGATGACGGCCTCGTGCGGATCCTTGACGCTCGCTTTCACCCAATCGCCGAGCGAGCCGGCGGGGACGCCCGGTTGCAGCGAGGCGAGGTAGCCGGTGAGGAGCGTTTCGCGGCCCGCTTCCGAGTGGAGCAGGAAGTGGACCCACAGCCACGATTCTGCGTAATCGAGCTGAGTCAGCGCCCCCGCGTCGGTTAGCTGTTCGAGCCGCGGCAGGTTCGGCCGCCATCCGCCGACGGCCAGCTGCCCGCGGAGGTAGTCGAGGTGCATCCGGTTGACGCCATCGAGGCCGCGGCCAACCTCGAAGTACTCGGCCAAACCTTCGTCGAGCCACAGCGGCAAGTTCGGCACGCTCGCATGGAGATAGCCGTGCGCCACTTCATGCCGCAGGTCGTCGGCGATCGCTTCGCCCCAGCTCGCGTAGACGGCGAGCTCGCGGTCGGTCTCGACGAAGATCGCCCGCCGTTCGGGGAAGCCAGGAAAGCGTCGCGAGACGTGGCGTTTGAAGTCGGCTTCATCGGCAAAGAGGTGGACGTGGATTTGCCGGTCACTGGTGGCGATGCGGAGTCGATCGCTGATGAGCTGCCGCTCGGCGACCAGCTCGTCGATGAGCCGGTTCTCGCTCGGCAGAATGAAGTCGGCGTGAAAGACCAGCTGCCCGACGGTAACGGGGTGAGCAAGGTAAGCTGCGGCGTCCTTCTGACCGGCGCCAGGGCGGAGGTCGATCCGGCGGTCGGAGTTAAACGAGCGGCAAGCCCCCAGCGCCAGCATCGCCAGCGCGAAGCAAGCAGTGATCAGGGGCGTTCGACGCATGCAGAGGCTCGCAAAGCCGCGGGAAACGGCGCTGCTGGCGCCGACATTCGGACGCGGGATTCTAGCGGCCAGCGGCCCTTCGCCGAATGGCAATTCACGCCCAGTAGCCGCGGGGCAACGACCCGCCGGGGCGGTGATGGAGGGACAATTGATGTAAATCCGCGTACGGCTCTTCGCTGAGGATCTTTCTGAACTCGCTCCGGCGGGTCGTTGACCCGCGGCTACCTGCCGGCGGAGATTAACGCGTCGAGTTCCGCCTTCAAGCGGGGCAAGATGGCGTCGTAGGGGAACTGGCCGAGCGATTCGCTGCGGCGTTTGAGGTTCACCACGGTCGGACCGCACCAGAGGCCGAGGTCGGCGTCGTCGGTTTCACCGGGGCCGTTCACGCGGCAGCCCATCACGGCGATCGTGATCGCATGCTCGCTAGCATAGCGGGTCATTTCTTTCACCTGCTCGGCGAGGTCGATGAACGCCTCGTTCTCGACGCGCGAGCAGCTGGGGCAGCTGATGATATTCAGCGTGCTCAGGCCGAAGTCGACCACCGAGCGGACGCGGCCGGCGGCGATGTCGGCGAGAATCTTGCGGCCCGCTTCGATCTCCTCCGGTTTGCGCGGGTTCGAAACAGTCAGCGAGACGCGAATCGTGTCGCCAATGCCGCGGCTGAGGAGTTGTTCGAAGGCGATCCGCGTTTTGATGATGCCGTCTGGCGGGAGGCCCGCTTCGGTGACGCCGAGATGAAGCGGCACATCGGGCCGCCGTTCGGCGAAGCGGCGATTGACCTCGATCACCTTCTGCGGGTCGGAGTCCTTCAGCGAAACGCAGTAGCGCGAGAAGCCGAGTTCGTCGAGAACTTGGCAATGCTCGAACGCGCTGTCGAGCATCGGCGAAATCGAATCGTCGTGGGCGTAACGATCTTTCACCGCCGGATCGACGCTGCCGCAGTTGACGCCGACGCGCATCGCGCAGTCGTTGTCGACGGCGATCTTCGCCAGGTAGCGGACCTTCTCCTGCCACGGCTTTTCGCGTTCGTGGTGATAAAGATGGCCGGGGTTGTAGCGAATCTTGTCGACGTGGGGCGCCACGAGTTCGGCGAGGCGATAGTTTTCTTGTAGGTCGACGGAGAGGTTCGCCTGGGTCTGCTTGCGGATCTCGGCGAGGGCGGCGGCGTCCTTCGTGCTGTCGACGGCCACCCGCACGACGTCGGCGCCGGCGGCGTGCAGGGCGTTCACCTGCTCGACCGTCGCGTCGATGTTCTGCGTGTGCGTCGCGGTCATGCTTTGCACCGCGACGGGGTGATCGGCGCCGATGGCGGTCGTGCCGATGCGGACCGAACGAGTTGGATTGCGAGTGATTTGCACAGTGAAGCGTTAGCCGAGGATCGCGAACTTGGAGCGGTTTCCCTTGATTTTACGGCATGCGAATCGAGCGGTCGAGGCGGAAGAATCGGCCACCCGGGGGCGTTAGTTTTTTCCGGCAAACTCGAGGGCGAGGAGGACGAACGTAAACCCGTTGAACAGGACGTGGCAGGTGATGCAGGGGACGATGCGGTGGGTCCGCTGGTAGGCGTAGCCGAGGATCGCCCCCAGCAGAATCAGCGGGGCGGGGGAAACGCCGTGGCCCCAATGGGCCAGCCCGAAGAGCGTTGCGGTCACGGCGATCGGCAGCCACTGTGTCGGTAGCGGAATGTACGGCAGCACGCGCTCCGAAAGAGAAAGAGTCGGGAGTGTTGCCGCGGCCGCTGCCGATTCGGATGCCACTGCTTCGTCCGCTGTCACTGTGGAGGCCGGCGGTTCGACCGCCTCGGGCGAGCCGAGCAGAATGTCGGCGCGTTCGAGCCAGCCTTGTAGCACGAGTCGAAACGCTAGCTCTTCGTAGAGTGGCGCCGCCACGACCGCCGTAAAGGCTGCGGCGAGCATCACGCCGATCGAGTGGTCCTTCATCAGCCGCTCGATGATCGGGTGCTGGTCGGTCGGCTCTAGCGCGAAGTTGAGCGCCACCATGATCGCGTAAATCGGCACGAGCGAGGCGGCCCACATGCGGGCGCCGAGCTGCACGTCGGCGACGAACTGCGTGGCGTCAGCGGGCAGGCCGAGGTCGGTGCGGTTCGCGCGGAATGCGAGGACGAGTAGCGCGAAGCACGCAGCCGCCAGGGTGAGCGTCATCGCCGCTTGGCCCCACATTGCGGCGATCATCGTGCCGGAGTCGATGCCGTAGAACGCTTCGCTCGTGGCGGACGCGGCGACGGCGGCGGCGATCGATTGGCCGCCGGCAGGGAGGCCGGCGCCGGTGAGCGCGGCCGCGGTCGCTCCACCGGTGAGCGTGGTTTCAGGTTCGCCTGGTAGCGAGTCGCTGCCGCCGGAGAGCGCGCTTGTGGCGAGGGCGATCAGCAGCGGAGCGAGCAGCACGAGGGGCGCCACGGCGTTCCACGGCACGATGCGGCGGAGCTCGGCGGGGATCAGCGGCTCGCCGGCGATATGGCGTTGGAACAGTTGGAAGAGCGTTCCCAGACTGAGCGCGACCGCTGCGATTACGGCGTAGCCCATGAAGTCACCAGGAACATTGTCGATCGCCAGTTAGTTGGAAGCCGGTGGCTTTTGATGAACGCTCAGCCATCCATCCGCTTGAGGACCTTCACCGAGACCCAAATGTACTCTAGGCCGGAGTAGATTGTCAGGATCAAGGCAATCCAGAGCGTGACGTGCAGTGTCGACGGCACCCAACCGGGCAGGTCGGCGGCGAAGCTGCGCGAGGCGGCGTCGAACCACTGCAGCTGACCGATGCTGAAGCCGGCGGCGATGCACTGGAACACCATCTTCCACTTGCCGGCCCACTTGGCGGAGAAGTCGCCGCCGTTGGTTTCGATGAAGCTGCGGAGTGCGGTGACGGCGAGTTCGCGGGCGAGGATTACCGTCGCCATCCAGGCGGTAACGCTCGATGCGGGCGAGCCGTCGACGAGTTGCGGCGCCGCGGAGAGGTAAATGAACGTGCCGCAGATGATCATCTTGTCGGCGAACGGATCGAGGATCCGGCCGAGCTGCGTCACTTGGCCGTACTTACGGGCCCAGTAGCCATCGACCCAATCGGTGCTCGCGGCGACGATGAACGTCACCAGCGCCGCGGTGTACTGGCTGAAGCTCATCAACGCGAACAGCACCACCGCAAGAATCAGGCGCGAGATCGTCACCATGTTGGGGACGTTCAGCACGCGAGCCTTCGCGGCGGGAAGGGCGGTGTCCGACATGACGGCGGCTCGTTGGGCGATGCGAGAAAGTACTGAATCAAGATCATCTGCGGGAGACTTCTGCGAGGCAGTAGCCGGTTGTGAACGCCGCGCGTTATCGGCGTCGGAGACGCCTCCCACATACGATCGCGTCCCCCACAGTCGCGGGCCTCTTTAGCGAGGTTTGCCGCTCAGTGCTCCTACTAAATCATACTCCTTGCTTGCCACAATTTCACATGGGGCGATCTTGCCGGTCGCCAGCCCTTTGCCCGTCACGTAGACGATGCCGTCGACGTCGGGGGCGTCGGCGTACGAGCGGCCGATCCAAACGTCGCGTTCGCCCGGCACGGCCGAGTCGATCAGCACGTCGAGTTCTCGCCCTTGCTGACGCTCGTTCCACTCGAACGCGATCTCCTGCTGGACGGCCATCAGGATCTCGCGGCGTTCGTCCATCACTTCCGTTGGGACATGATCGGGTAGCTTGGCCGCGGGGGTGTCGGGCTCCAAGGAATAGGTGAAGACGCCGGCCCGTTCGAACTTTTGCTCGGCGACGAAGTCGACCAGTTCGTTGAACTGCTCGTCGGTTTCGCCGGGGAAGCCGGTGATGAAGGTGGTCCGCATCACGAGGTTCGGAATCTTCGACCGTAGCTTGCCGAGGAGTTCTTCGGTCTCGGCTCGCTTCACGCGGCGCTGCATGCGGCGGAGCATCGTGTCGTTGATGTGCTGCAGCGGCATGTCGAGGTACGGCACGATCCGCTGGCTGCCGGCGATGACGTCGATCAGCTCGTCGGTGAAGTACATCGGGTAGAGGTACATCAACCGGACCCAGTCGAGGCCTTCGACCTTTTCGAGTTCGCGAAGCAGCTCGACGAGGCGCGGTTCGCCGTAGAGATCTTTGCCGTAGTAAGTGGTGTCTTGCGCGACGATCACCAGTTCGCGAACGCCGTCGGCGGCGAGTTCGCGGGCTTCGGCGACGACCTCTTCGATCGGCTTCGTCGCATGCTTGCCGCGCATCTTCGGGATCGCGCAGAAGGTGCAAAGGCGGTCGCAGCCTTCGGAGATCTTCAGGAAGGCGAAGTGCTTCGGCGTGATGCGCAGGCGGGCCGTGTCGGGGAGCGGGTGCGTCGGCGCTGGTTGGAAGATGTTGCGCTGTTCTTCCAAACCGCCGAGCAACCGGTCGGCGACCTTAGTGACGTGCTCGCGGCCGAAGACGCCGACGAGGTGGTCGATGTCGGGACGCTCGACGAGCAGCGCCTCTTGCTGGCGTTCGGCGAGGCAGCCCGAAACGATGACGCCGCGCAAGTCGCCACGGCGCTTCAGGGCGAGCATTTCGTCGATGGCGCCGAACGATTCAGCGCGGGCCGCCTCGATGAAGCCGCAGGTGTTGACCACCGCGAAGTCGGCTTCCTCGGGGGTGTTCACGAGCTTGTAGCCGTCGAGCTGGAGCAGGCCGAGCATCCGCTCGCTGTCGACCAAGTTCTTGGGACAGCCGAGGCTGATGAAGCAGTACTTCCCCTTGACGAACGAAGGATCGGCTCCGGCGGGCGCTGCCGGGGCAGGGGGAGTGCTCGGAAGGATAGGCAACTGAGACGACATCGACGACTCCGGAGGACCACTCGGTCCCCGGCCAAAACGGGCGTGGGGCGGCGCAACCCATGATTGTAGACGGAGATCGGGCGAAAGCCAATTGGCTCCGTAGGACCCGCAGAAGCTGTTTAGTTTAACCGCCAAGGATGCCAAGGACGCCAAGGGGAAGGCGGGGGATTTGACCGCGAATTATACGAATTTGCGCGCATCGGAGGCCAGCGAACGGGTTTGCTTTCACTGCCCACTGCCCACTGCCCACTGCCCACTGCCCACTGCCCACCGACCGCTTTCTATCACCGCTCCGGCGGGTCGTTGACCCGCGGCTGCTTTGTCGCTTTTAGTCGCGAAACGCGTTTTTGGCGACATAAATCGTAAGTTGCTTTCCGCGTGTGGGTTACGCGCTTCGGCGTTGCGACAATTTGTCGCGACCGCAAGCCGCGAGTGCTGTGCGACGGCAGTTTGAATTGCCTTATCGCGCAGCGGCGCCTTGGTAGATCGAGCCTAACAAAAGTGGTGGCCTAGTTTCGACAACAAACTTCGAAGATTTTTGGGCGGCGAGTCGTCGCTTCAGACTGGGGCCGCCTGGCGAGGCGACTTCCGGACGGTGAAGAATCTCACGGCTGGTTACTGGCTTCGAAAAAGATGCGGCCGTTCGCAGCGAACATTAAATTGATGGATGCGAGTGACAGGGTAAGAAATAGTGCATTAAAATCGTCAACTCATAGAGATCGATGGCGCCGGGGGCTGATCTTCTGATGCGTTTCCCTTCGTTTCTGCTGGTGCTCCTTGCCGCGTGCGGCGCGGTTGGCTGTCAACCGGGCGGCTCGACGCCGTCGGCGGACGTTGCTCGGCAGTCGAGCGAGTACATTGCGTCTTGGGCAGACATGGGGATGTACCTGCCCGATGCGAAGCAAGTCGGGTTTTTTCGTGAGCACTTCGATGAGTTGCGACCAGAGCTGGTCGCCGCGCTCTCCGCTCCGGAATCTGCCGTTCAGCAACGCGCCGCCTATGTCATTGACGAGATCGGCGGTTCCGCGCGGGCGTGCGGCCCCGATCTGCTGCGCCGGTTGCAGGAGAATCCTGAGCGGCTGATTCGGATGTACTTGATCAACGCCTTGGCGAGCGTTGGGTACGACGATCCCAACGCGATCGGCGAGCTCCAGCGTCGCTACAAGACCTTGAGCCGTGAGAACGTGCCGCGAGGCATGTTCGCCAGCGAGTATGACGACGTTGATGAGCGGATTAACGTGGCCGCGGCTCTGTATCGACTCGTACCAGTGGAGGATCGCGACGAGTACCGCGAATTTGTTACTCAGTGGCTTGAGCCTCCCGGCGACGGATTGAGTAGCCGCGAACTCAACGGCTATACAGAGCGGCGGTGGCATGCGGTGATCGTCTTGGAATACATGCCGGGGGCATACGAGGCGATCGAACCGCTCGACAAAATGCGGCAGGAGGAAGACGCTCCGGCCTGGGTCGAGGTCCACGTGCCGCGCGTGCTCAAGGCGCTGATGTCGAAGCCGGAGTAAGCTCATTCTTGATTCGGGCGATTCGTAACACGCAGGGCGCTCGAGGAGTCTAAATGGAAGATTTGCGAATTAACCTAGTGACGGCGATCGAGGATCGCTTTGGCATTACCCTTCGCGATGACGAAGCCGAGGCGATCCAAACGGTCGGCCAATTGTTATCGGTGATTGAAGCGCGGCGAGCGGCCGCGCGAGTTGCACCGTGCCGTTCGCTGCCGGCCTTCTTGTATGTTCGTCGCAATCTGCGTGACTTTCTTAGCCATGCCGAGCTACGCCTACGTCCCTCCACGCCGTTGGAACGAGTCATTCCGGCAAGTAGACGGCGC
This sequence is a window from Lacipirellula parvula. Protein-coding genes within it:
- the ade gene encoding adenine deaminase, with the protein product MNAGSQTIVGQVVDIAGRKIAAAEVSVVDGRIAAITPTTKPAATFLLPGFVDAHVHVESSMLVPSEFARAAVVHGTVATVSDPHEIGNVLGVAGVHYMLENASHVPFKFYFGAPSCVPATTFETAGATISVAEVEQLLDDPRIVYLSEMMNFPGILFGDPDCLAKVRAAHARNKPVDGHAPGLRGADAAKYIAAGITTDHECFTKEEALDKIAAGCKISIREGSAARNFDALHTLIGEHPAMAMLCSDDKHPDELLVSHINALVRRAVERVIDVFDALQAACVNPVEHYKLNVGQLRVGDPADFIEVDSLTAFNVKRTWIDGKLVAENGKTLIPRVEPKVVNHFTATHVQPEQFAVKAHAGTKLQVIEALDGQLITNRLEFEPLAVEGVVVSDPTRDLLKLVVVNRYTKAAPAIAFIKNFGLQSGAMASSVAHDSHNVIAVGVSDDDIAAAVNAVMDAGGGLAAVNHVQGDHWVLPLPVAGLMATGTCAEVGHAYQELDAAVKRWGSTLRAPYMTLSFMALLVIPALKLSDKGLFDGGKFEFTPLLA
- a CDS encoding nucleoside deaminase, which codes for MDPFLQAAIDEAKQGLSEGGIPIGSVLVIDGEIVGRGHNRRVQKGSAILHAEMDCLENAGRLAARDYQRAVLYSTLSPCDMCSGTALLYGIPRVVIGENRTFQGPEEYVRSRGVALEIVDDSTCVQLMRDFIAARPELWNEDIGV
- a CDS encoding type II secretion system F family protein encodes the protein MFLSPRIRLKPLATLCRRLAFATSAGIEDRKIWRDEAARSRGREQAALQEVADQLSRGVSISDALAMSDGYLPRMFKQIVAIGDTSGRLDHAYKRLAEHYEHAQTAKRSLMTALAWPMIQLFIALAVVGIVIWISGALQLQNLDGEPLDLFGLGISGSSGLMLYVGCIALAVAAVFLAIEAGRRGVLWTRQLQRWLLGVPALGEAIRTLALARFTWALQLILDTSMDLRKALPLALDASGNDYYRGLGPQVASNIQQGMSLHSALAETNAFPSDLLESIAIGEQTGMMSETMERLSKEYQRRSNTAISIIGQTIGYVVWAVVIVLIVILIFRAAGMYIGMINQAASPDFMK
- a CDS encoding phospholipid scramblase-related protein yields the protein MAWDTADQLIVKEHLGLFKAASNYDIYDLDSGEMVLECREPHLSWLTQALRFTDYRRMTPFDIHVTDMQGNLVVRVVRGISLFLSKVKVYDGEGALLGGFEQKLFSIGGAFNVHDEHGRTVCQLAGKWTGWEFKFTANGVELARVSKKWAGIHKEMFTTADSYALDVANNIPPESAIRKLILAAVLCIDMVLKE
- the ispG gene encoding (E)-4-hydroxy-3-methylbut-2-enyl-diphosphate synthase, with amino-acid sequence MQITRNPTRSVRIGTTAIGADHPVAVQSMTATHTQNIDATVEQVNALHAAGADVVRVAVDSTKDAAALAEIRKQTQANLSVDLQENYRLAELVAPHVDKIRYNPGHLYHHEREKPWQEKVRYLAKIAVDNDCAMRVGVNCGSVDPAVKDRYAHDDSISPMLDSAFEHCQVLDELGFSRYCVSLKDSDPQKVIEVNRRFAERRPDVPLHLGVTEAGLPPDGIIKTRIAFEQLLSRGIGDTIRVSLTVSNPRKPEEIEAGRKILADIAAGRVRSVVDFGLSTLNIISCPSCSRVENEAFIDLAEQVKEMTRYASEHAITIAVMGCRVNGPGETDDADLGLWCGPTVVNLKRRSESLGQFPYDAILPRLKAELDALISAGR
- a CDS encoding CPBP family intramembrane glutamic endopeptidase, with protein sequence MGYAVIAAVALSLGTLFQLFQRHIAGEPLIPAELRRIVPWNAVAPLVLLAPLLIALATSALSGGSDSLPGEPETTLTGGATAAALTGAGLPAGGQSIAAAVAASATSEAFYGIDSGTMIAAMWGQAAMTLTLAAACFALLVLAFRANRTDLGLPADATQFVADVQLGARMWAASLVPIYAIMVALNFALEPTDQHPIIERLMKDHSIGVMLAAAFTAVVAAPLYEELAFRLVLQGWLERADILLGSPEAVEPPASTVTADEAVASESAAAAATLPTLSLSERVLPYIPLPTQWLPIAVTATLFGLAHWGHGVSPAPLILLGAILGYAYQRTHRIVPCITCHVLFNGFTFVLLALEFAGKN
- the pgsA gene encoding CDP-diacylglycerol--glycerol-3-phosphate 3-phosphatidyltransferase: MSDTALPAAKARVLNVPNMVTISRLILAVVLFALMSFSQYTAALVTFIVAASTDWVDGYWARKYGQVTQLGRILDPFADKMIICGTFIYLSAAPQLVDGSPASSVTAWMATVILARELAVTALRSFIETNGGDFSAKWAGKWKMVFQCIAAGFSIGQLQWFDAASRSFAADLPGWVPSTLHVTLWIALILTIYSGLEYIWVSVKVLKRMDG
- the rimO gene encoding 30S ribosomal protein S12 methylthiotransferase RimO, coding for MSSQLPILPSTPPAPAAPAGADPSFVKGKYCFISLGCPKNLVDSERMLGLLQLDGYKLVNTPEEADFAVVNTCGFIEAARAESFGAIDEMLALKRRGDLRGVIVSGCLAERQQEALLVERPDIDHLVGVFGREHVTKVADRLLGGLEEQRNIFQPAPTHPLPDTARLRITPKHFAFLKISEGCDRLCTFCAIPKMRGKHATKPIEEVVAEARELAADGVRELVIVAQDTTYYGKDLYGEPRLVELLRELEKVEGLDWVRLMYLYPMYFTDELIDVIAGSQRIVPYLDMPLQHINDTMLRRMQRRVKRAETEELLGKLRSKIPNLVMRTTFITGFPGETDEQFNELVDFVAEQKFERAGVFTYSLEPDTPAAKLPDHVPTEVMDERREILMAVQQEIAFEWNERQQGRELDVLIDSAVPGERDVWIGRSYADAPDVDGIVYVTGKGLATGKIAPCEIVASKEYDLVGALSGKPR